Part of the Methanofastidiosum sp. genome is shown below.
TGGGAAAAATATTCTTTTCTTGATTGTAAACTCTCCAATAATCCATGTAGTTTGCAGAGATATTGACTCTGCAAAGAAATTGATTAGTGTATCTAAAGATTCGGGATTCAAATATTCTTCGATCTTTTCTATGGCAGATAAAATAATTGTTGAAATAAGGTCTACAGAAAAAATGGATGTCCCTGTGGTGAAAGATTTTAAGGCATATCCAAGTGAAGAGTATATAATGATGTTAGTGGATATAGGGAATCAATTAATTGGCAGAATTAAAAATAAGATTGAAAGACTAAACACTAATTTAAGAAGTATAGAATAGAAATAAAAAATTATTTTTTTGTTGTTTTTTTCTTTTTTGGAACATCGTAGTTCATGTCTTTTAGAGTATCAGTCTTTACAAGGGCTTTTACCTTGTCAAGGGCAGAGATTAAAGATTCTTCAGGTTTCATTCTGTAAACAATAATCCCAAGTGCTTCGTAACTTTTTACTACGTCTTCATTGTAGACTGGAATATCAACTTTAATAGGTTCGTCTGTTGGATTTCCAACGATTATATCTCTGTAACCAAGTTTTGCAACATTTTCTACAATGTACCCGCCCATATTCTGGACGTCCTTAGGGAATAGTATAAATTTTGCCATTTTATATCACCGTCAATAAAGATACTACCATTGCAAGGAATCCTAGAGCTGTGAAACCCATCGCAACAGGATAAACTTGTTTAAATGTAAATATTGGTGAAAATGCGGATACTATTGAGAATAATATTGGCATTATCAAGCAAAGTAAGCAGTGTACCAAGAGCAGTGGTAAGTTTAGAGTTGGAGGAAGTCCAATAAACAATGTTATGAAAACGCTTGATAGAACAAATAGAATTGATTCTCTCATTACGTAGTAGCCACCTCTGGCCCAAGCGGCATACTCTAGCGATGGACCTTCAATAACGTCTGATTTGGCTTTTTCAATGCTGAATGGGTACTCATTCAATACCATTATATAACCAATGAAATAAACAAATCCTGCCAACATGCCGGGGAATGTAAATAGAATTGGCTTTAGACTTAATATTTTTTCCAAGTACATTAAATCAATTAACCCACCAGGATAGATAAATGAAGTATCAAATCCTTGGAACTGTATAATATCTGAGAAATTAATTGATTTGACTAAAACAACAGGTACGAACATTGCAAGATATAATGGAAATGAACCTACAGTGATCATCTTAAATGCCCTTAAGACACTCTGTTGCTCAAAGAATCTTCTGTAGTCCCCTTTCATAACGGCTCCTTTTATCTGATCTGCGTAAGGCATTGAAACAGATAAAATTGATCTTGAAAAGCTACCAATTGCCATGAACAAGAACTCAATTACTTTGAGTAAACCAACTACTGCAACAACTGTCCCTAGTGAATTTACAGTGCTCCATTCAGATGTTGTGAATAGAACAGCGAAGAACATTACAAATATTCCTATTATGGGTAAACTGTGGAATAGTCTTGGCATTGGCGAATTTGGCTTAATTTTTTCTTTATATATGAATTTTAAAACTGCCCAAAATCCTGGGGTCAGTATTGGTGGACCTATCCTCTGCTGTATCCTAGCTTGAACTTTTCTCTCAAGCCCAGGAATAAAGAATCCAGTGATTAATGCTGCTAAAGGAATTAGTATTGTAGCAAGTATAAATTCAATCATCATAGTCCCCTCCTAATCAAGCTCTTAACATCCTCTTCAGTGATAATCTTCTCTTTTCCATTTTCAACTACGATAGCCCTGTTAGTGCATGCAAGACATGGATCACAACTTGCCATTGTTAACATGCCATCTGTTAATTGATCTCCTATGCATGCAATCTCCATAGATGCTAAAGCAGTTAGAGTTGGTGTTCTATTTTGATAATTTCTTATCCTACCTGTTTCATCTAGTGCGAGTGAATCATAGATTTCCCCTCTGGGGGCTTCAATATATGAAGTAGAAAATTTCATTTCTTTGAGCTCAAAGTTTCTGTTTGATACTGGCCCAGAAGGTAAAGTTTCAAGTGCTTGTTTAATAATTTTAACTGCTTCAATTGATTCAAGAGCTCTTGCAACTACTCTATCTTTGTTATCTCCATCGTCTAGTACAATAACATTAAAATCAAAGCTCTTGTACTCTTTCATTTTTTTTCTAAGATCTACATCTATACCGCTTGCTCTTCCGGTTGGTCCAGGAGTTGCGTATTTTATAGCTTCTTCTTTAGTTAAAATTCCGCTTCCTTTTACCCTTGACATTATCATTGAATCATTGATGACTCTATTTGCATAATCTCCTATTTTTACATCTAATACATCCAATTTTTTCTTTAGTTCGGACATTCTATATTCATCGATGTCACACCTTGGCCTTACGCCTCCAATTATAGGGACTGCATAATGAACTCTGTTACCAGAAATTATGTATAAAAGATCCATTACATCTTCCCTTAAGGTAAATGCCCTCATACACATTGTTTCATGGCCCAATACTTCCATTGCGTGCGCTAAATAAATCAAGTGGCTATGAAGTCTTTCAAGTTCTGCCATGATTACCCTTATATAATCGGCTCTTTCGGGAACTTTAATTTTAAGACCTCTTTCAACGGCCCTTGTACCGTTCCAAAGATGTATATGTGAACATATTCCACAAATTCTTTCTGTTATAATAAGGCCTTTATGAACAGGCATTCCTTCCATGATTCTTTCAATACCTTTATGGTAAGGGTCAAGAGTAAGTTCACAATCAACAATGACTTCGTCTTCAACAAAGAATCTTGCCCTGTATGGTTCAAGCATTGCAGGGTGTAAAAGCCCTACTGGAACTTCAACTTCTGCCTTTTCTTTTCTATCTTTTTCCCCCACTCTTATCACCTCTCCAACAATAAAGGTATACCAGCTGCAATACCTGCAATAATATCTTCAGGTCTTGCTGGGCATCCGGGTATGTAAGCATCAACGGGTATTACTTCATCTACCCTACAAACTACTTCATCGCTATCTCCAAGTTCCCCGCCAAAATCTTTGAATATACCGCATCTCACTCCACATGAGCCTACAGCGGCAACTATTTTTGGTTCAGGGATAGCCTCATAAATTTTCTTTAAAGGTTCTATTGTTCTTCTTAAAACAGGCCCTGTGACGGCAAGAACATCTGCTTCTCTTGGATTCCAGGTTAGAATAACCTTGTACTGCTCAAGATCGTATCTGGGTGACCATGCAGCATTAGCAACT
Proteins encoded:
- the ehbP gene encoding energy-converting hydrogenase B subunit EhbP is translated as MAKFILFPKDVQNMGGYIVENVAKLGYRDIIVGNPTDEPIKVDIPVYNEDVVKSYEALGIIVYRMKPEESLISALDKVKALVKTDTLKDMNYDVPKKKKTTKK
- a CDS encoding NADH-quinone oxidoreductase subunit M; its protein translation is MMIEFILATILIPLAALITGFFIPGLERKVQARIQQRIGPPILTPGFWAVLKFIYKEKIKPNSPMPRLFHSLPIIGIFVMFFAVLFTTSEWSTVNSLGTVVAVVGLLKVIEFLFMAIGSFSRSILSVSMPYADQIKGAVMKGDYRRFFEQQSVLRAFKMITVGSFPLYLAMFVPVVLVKSINFSDIIQFQGFDTSFIYPGGLIDLMYLEKILSLKPILFTFPGMLAGFVYFIGYIMVLNEYPFSIEKAKSDVIEGPSLEYAAWARGGYYVMRESILFVLSSVFITLFIGLPPTLNLPLLLVHCLLCLIMPILFSIVSAFSPIFTFKQVYPVAMGFTALGFLAMVVSLLTVI